One part of the Plasmodium cynomolgi strain B DNA, chromosome 3, whole genome shotgun sequence genome encodes these proteins:
- a CDS encoding ubiquitin-specific protease (putative), which produces MSLTEHNLRDLFYAKNYKYYAKYDNYGSVQRRHTSFQNNGNVCYCNASLQLLLSIKPLCIYLLSKFDKIYGRTKSKSKYKGDILKALFYIIEETYKVEKGYLCTDTHINLLKKMRKYNSTIVINAQNDAHEFLLMLLNYINVECNRDFNFPPNFEIILDDKDSKENASEKYWVKYLFRDNSIITDLLGFQNVSSITCTHCGHTRHSFEFCLDLGLEFQSEHIQSTSLIDLLRSNIMKSDDFCHLFCPICKSKQNSCIKKGLYRMPNLYMIIYIKRFKWSYECTNYFKSRVKKIDTTVLLPWDGLIDFTSFAYMSNHESLSNSKYLIESFICHSGNSYNGHYTAVVKHTDGFYKCNDEKMKKLSNPFNPENISDIYLLLLRRCSYFYVE; this is translated from the exons ATGAGCCTCACTGAACACAATCTGCGTGATTTGTTCTATGCGaagaattacaaatattACGCCAAGTATGATAACTATGGAAGTGTCCAAAGGAGACACACGTCCTTCCAGAACAATGGGAACGTGTGCTACTGCAACGCGTCTCTCCAACTGTTACTGTCGATCAAACCACTCTGCATATACCTGCTAAGCAAgtttgataaaatatatggaaGAACGAAATCAAAATCAAAGTATAAGGGAGACATACTGAAGGCCCTCTTTTACATTATTGAGGAAACGTACAAAGTCGAAAAAGGGTACTTATGCACAGACACACATAttaatcttttaaaaaaaatgagaaaatataatagCACCATAGTGATCAATGCACAGAATGATGCACACGAATTCTTGTTAATGCTACTCAACTATATAAACGTTGAGTGCAACCGTGATTTTAATTTCCCACCAAATTTTGAAATCATCCTCGACGATAAAGATAGCAAAGAAAACGCATCGGAAAAGTACTGGGTAAAATATCTATTTAGGGATAACAGCATAATAACAGACCTTTTAGGGTTCCAAAATGTCTCTAGCATAACTTGCACACATTGTGGACATACAAGACACAGTTTTGAATTCTGCCTAGACTTAGGGTTAGAGTTCCAAAGTGAGCACATACAAAGTACATCACTAATTGATTTACTAAGGAGTAACATCATGAAGAGTGATGATTTTTGCCACTTATTTTGCCCCATCTGTAAATCCAAACAAAATAGCTGCATTAAGAAAGGCCTCTACAGAATGCCCAATTTgtatatgattatttataTCAAACGATTTAAGTGGAGTTACGAGTGCACCAATTATTTCAAAAgtagagtgaaaaaaattgacacaACTGTATTACTGCCATGGGATGGATTAATTGATTTTACTTCCTTTGCTTACATGTCCAACCATGAATCTTTATCCAACTCGAAGTATCTCATCGAGAGCTTCATTTGTCACAGCGGCAACAGTTACAATGGTCACTACACAGCCGTCGTTAAGCATACCGATGGATTTTACAAATgcaatgatgaaaaaatgaaaaaactcAGTAACCCGTTTAATCCTGAAAATATTAGCGACATTTACCTGCTCCTACTCAGAAGG tgttcttatttttatgtggaatga
- a CDS encoding hypothetical protein (putative), giving the protein MKKRKCHFRQQSEGRDKRKKKLRNRNKLVLNRRGDTHCEGKNGRGTHQTKGHVKNNHNFACDEKSNTCRKESQQGSEMLVNPNRYNETDAADMCEDSLHNSSDSSETPKIFESNESEIYQSTSEFDVQSTTSNNTISDLSAHTDEGYNQDDRLIQIFERIDYAGSACSGENNDLCRNWDVLETLDVYDVFENEGDTDRAHAGGAPNWASSRASNRDINQNANQHVDQVDGHVPNHDTKCDGPTESPPPPTKATHEKRIFIEAIWDYFQSNKVKDETDGDNLKVQCFHTFCKIRECATRCSDGPTDGNFLNDELLSTYFFNKLNKNQYDIKIKMDYYEVEFFFIFFLTYFRFSLYLTGFINSSFLYHSNEVHFIIFVLNRYHYFVDHMYVNDNCLPFTPNEVEDIMCTYKKCIISLLDYLDTFYPFLLLISDVMQEVHTKFKKISYKVKELEEVLAKADSTDRTPQSDNIDPHIMTPHTIKKFNAVKKINKIKRKFFKRNGDSFVMMIRARLGSYWVDRGERYIGASILGEPFSDDANLSDHSLHGDNLDEQLVQMIRNTRCNMLVKHTIFRTVAKLNQILNSLEMAITLTDANETCAQHIMSMSTLLTFKALKEMKKKDKWLQLLKHNYFYIEKSYYYFKELHEKKIIYYQIQNLFRSILNFKINVVYNPFIHYLSIEDMKNKNIHTIYDYIYYIKDMRQKNYLVTLFVFNQFTNYNLMLPRMGSSSQFIAP; this is encoded by the exons atgaaaaagagaaagTGCCACTTTCGACAACAAAGTGAAGGAAGagacaaaaggaaaaaaaaattgaggaacAGAAACAAGTTGGTACTAAACCGCAGAGGTGATACCCACTGTGAAGGGAAGAATGGCAGGGGGACCCATCAAACTAAGGgacatgttaaaaataatcacaattTCGCATGCGACGAGAAAAGTAACACTTGCAGGAAGGAGTCACAACAAGGAAGCGAAATGCTAGTCAACCCAAACAGGTACAACGAAACAGATGCAGCAGATATGTGTGAAGACTCATTACACAACAGTAGCGACTCCTCTGAAACTCCCAAAATTTTCGAATCCAACGAATCGGAGATATATCAAAGCACAAGCGAGTTCGACGTGCAAAGCACTACATCGAATAACACCATTAGCGATCTAAGTGCACACACAGACGAAGGTTACAACCAGGATGACAGATTAATTCAAATATTTGAGCGCATCGATTATGCAGGGAGTGCCTGTTCAGGGGAAAATAACGACTTATGCAGAAATTGGGACGTCTTGGAAACGCTCGATGTTTATGACGTGTTTGAAAATGAGGGGGACACAGATAGGGCGCACGCAGGGGGTGCACCTAATTGGGCCTCTAGTCGGGCTTCTAACCGGGACATTAACCAGAATGCTAATCAGCATGTTGACCAAGTTGATGGTCACGTCCCTAACCACGACACAAAGTGTGACGGTCCCACCGAGAGCCCGCCGCCCCCCACCAAAGCAACACACGAG aagcGTATCTTCATAGAAGCCATATGGGATTACTTCCAATCAAACAAAGTGAAGGACGAAACGGACGGAGATAACTTAAAAGTTCAGTGCTTCCACACCTTCTGTAAAATCCGAGAATGTGCAACGCGTTGTAGTGATGGTCCCACCGATGGGAACTTCCTGAATGATGAATTACTCAGCACATACTTCTTTAACAAACTAAATAAAAACCaatatgatataaaaataaaaatggattaCTACGaagtggaattttttttcattttcttcttaacaTACTTTCGCTTTTCTCTATACCTAACGGGATTTATAAATTCATCTTTTCTGTACCACTCTAACGAAGTGCACTTCATCATCTTTGTCCTGAATAGATATCATTACTTCGTGGACCATATGTACGTTAATGATAATTGTTTGCCTTTTACTCCGAATGAGGTGGAAGACATTATGTGCACCTACAAGAAGTGCATTATCTCTCTTTTAGATTATCTCGACACTTTTTACCCGTTTCTGCTGCTCATAAGTGACGTTATGCAAGAGGTGCACacgaaatttaaaaaaatttcatacaAAGTGAAGGAACTTGAGGAGGTTCTGGCGAAAGCGGACTCCACTGACAGAACACCCCAGAGCGATAACATCGACCCTCATATTATGACACCACACACTATCAAAAAGTTCAATgccgttaaaaaaattaacaaaataaagaggAAGTTCTTCAAACGGAATGGTGATTCGTTTGTTATGATGATTAGAGCGCGCCTGGGCAGTTATTGGGTGGATAGGGGGGAACGTTACATAGGTGCTTCCATCTTAGGTGAGCCGTTTTCAGACGATGCCAATTTGAGTGACCACTCCCTGCATGGTGACAATCTCGACGAGCAGCTTGTCCAAATGATCCGCAACACCAGGTGCAACATGCTGGTAAAGCACACCATCTTCCGCACGGTCGCGAAGTTGAACCAAATTCTGAACTCCCTCGAAATGGCCATTACTTTGACAGACGCGAACGAAACATGCGCACAGCACATCATGTCGATGTCGACGCTACTCACATTCAAAGCcctaaaagaaatgaaaaaaaaagacaaatggCTTCAACTCCTAAAGCATAATTATTTCTATATCGAAAAAAGTTACTACTACTTCAAAGAattgcatgaaaaaaaaatcatctaCTACCAAATACAAAATCTGTTCCGATCCATCctaaatttcaaaattaatGTCGTATACAATCCCTTCATACATTATTTATCCATTGaagatatgaaaaataaaaatatacacactATCTATGACTACATATACTACATAAAGGATATGCGCCAGAAAAATTACCTAGTAACTCTCTTCGTGTTCAATCAATTTACAAACTACAATTTGATGTTACCACGTATGGGTTCCTCTTCTCAATTTATAGCTccttga
- a CDS encoding hypothetical protein (putative), giving the protein MFAQREEAKNHFPEFMLNGSGCYDFAAGDSLGVNYMNKLKNKLFNFGSIQTSDVDDAGGDCRNSEGSALHAGGIGSTNGSDSGRANMRRHRSGEASGEVTEEVSGMMSGEGMVERIAKGVAEGITENIAQSITENIAQSITDNIAQSVTDNIAEGTGEIPREGAADPAGKQDGGELGSGLDSISYVNPDVYYKKEKSNHSSAIPPVKEKRERTPSDYLNIKKSKLINNLNFFMRVCCNKNSYIKFINHYFNIIYCNNISILFKYEGILQKFDERNEMNLTENDYYNGYVKLNQVPIVIYGNGGSGSEKNGADGSSGDSGVSGVGGVSGASGVGGVSGIGTSGVCASGSALGTPLSEIKIDMDTNQECLKNNSNLESSVLNFINIYDNLTVNFFNHIFTKINNNEMNINNSNIDLIIHNFLYKKHLLKENIFNLLLNISKSYEMKYGSVLAGIKNDEHVKERNEKIIFEMLKDKVEGRITDSRKRGRTPWALHFPSHSGGSGGLYGASHSGDLSVYHGADYNSNSQNGTSYGSYQMRPADSYDHMQEGHTKRGIDGDPESMVNWGKSEMHESSHGELNELLSKSKESETADIFCEIKDSNMSNSNFNNMISNNTDATTTTAGSGTSTSTGCTTGNMYSRAAEMALEERVAHVESAITSASSVYEFGENCAQCGGTMSSSNCANCSNCVNGHQSGEPPLLQDIKEMLNKEIESYEGYYCTKGLEEEEEEEKEKNENIIENIYTFLKNNVFIPSNNIYTDFMENGNDIFLSKIKKSDKATYFKLIERFDRMYNFINEFKSSYSTNEISEERVSQEISEPFPKYRKRRCSHDEYESRNASHTKRCLRNCNGKRNRPIKRSKRIIKKAEMSRVKKMK; this is encoded by the exons ATGTTTGCTCAACGggaggaggcaaaaaatCACTTCCCCGAGTTCATGCTGAATGGTTCGGGGTGCTACGACTTCGCCGCAGGAGATTCCTTGGGCGTGAATTACATGAATAAgctgaaaaacaaattatttaattttggcAGCATTCAAACGAGTGATGTGGACGATGCAGGGGGTGACTGCCGAAACAGCGAGGGAAGCGCATTGCATGCAGGTGGGATAGGAAGCACAAATGGGAGTGACAGTGGGCGCGCAAATATGAGAAGACATAGGAGTGGGGAGGCCAGCGGAGAGGTCACCGAGGAGGTCTCCGGTATGATGAGCGGAGAAGGCATGGTAGAACGTATCGCGAAAGGCGTTGCGGAGGGCATCACGGAAAACATCGCGCAGAGCATCACGGAAAACATCGCACAGAGCATCACGGATAACATCGCACAGAGCGTCACGGACAACATCGCGGAGGGCACTGGAGAAATCCCCAGAGAAGGAGCAGCAGACCCGGCTGGCAAGCAGGACGGAGGAGAGTTAGGCAGCGGACTGGACAGCATAAGCTACGTGAACCCCGACGTCTACtacaagaaggaaaaatcaaACCATAGCAGTGCCATCCCTCCAGTGAAAG AGAAGAGGGAACGCACTCCCAGCGATTACCTAAACATCAAGAAGAGCAAGCTGATTAAcaacttaaatttttttatgcgcgTCTGCTGCAACAAGAACtcgtatataaaatttattaatcactattttaacataatttacTGCAACAACATCAGCATATTATTTAAGTATGAGGGTATATTGCAAAAGTTCGATGAGAGGAACGAGATGAATTTGACGGAGAATGACTACTACAATGGATATGTGAAGCTGAACCAGGTGCCAATAGTGATATATGGAAATGGGGGTAGCGGGAGTGAAAAGAATGGAGCCGATGGGAGCAGTGGCGATAGCGGTGTAAGCGGTGTAGGTGGTGTGAGCGGTGCAAGCGGTGTAGGCGGTGTGAGCGGCATCGGGACAAGCGGCGTCTGTGCAAGCGGAAGCGCTTTGGGCACCCCCCTGagcgaaataaaaatagacaTGGACACGAATCAAGAGTGTCTGAAAAACAACTCCAACCTGGAAAGCAGCGTTCTCAATTTTATCAACATTTACGATAATTTGAcagtcaattttttcaatcatATATTCACCAAAATTAACAATAATGAaatgaacataaataattCGAATATAGACCTTATCATACATAACTTTTTGTACAAGAAGCATTTGCTAAAggagaatatttttaatctgCTACTAAACATTAGCAAGTCGTATGAAATGAAATATGGCAGTGTTCTTGCggggataaaaaatgatgagcaTGTTAAGGAgagaaatgagaaaataattttcgaAATGTTGAAGGACAAGGTGGAGGGGCGAATCACCGACTCAAGAAAGAGGGGTCGAACCCCCTGGGCATTGCACTTCCCTTCGCATAGCGGTGGGAGTGGCGGTTTGTATGGCGCTTCGCATAGCGGTGATCTGAGTGTGTACCACGGAGCGGACTACAACTCCAACTCTCAGAATGGCACCTCGTACGGTTCCTACCAAATGCGACCTGCCGATAGTTATGACCATATGCAAGAGGGACACACGAAAAGAGGAATCGATGGAGATCCTGAGAGCATGGTAAACTGGGGGAAGTCCGAAATGCATGAGTCGTCCCATGGTGAGCTAAACGAGTTACTAAGTAAAAGCAAAGAAAGCGAAACTGCTGatattttttgcgaaatAAAAGATTCAAACATGAGCAATAGCAACTTTAACAACATGATTAGTAACAACACGGATGCGACTACGACGACGGCAGGAAGTGGAACATCTACGTCAACGGGGTGCACCACTGGGAATATGTACAGTCGTGCGGCGGAGATGGCATTAGAGGAGAGAGTTGCTCATGTGGAAAGCGCGATCACGTCAGCGAGTTCGGTCTACGAATTTGGGGAGAACTGCGCTCAGTGCGGAGGTACCATGAGTAGCAGTAACTGCGCGAACTGCTCCAACTGTGTGAACGGCCATCAGAGCGGAGAACCTCCCCTGCTGCAAGACATCAAAGAAATGCTGAACAAAGAAATCGAATCGTACGAAGGATACTACTGCACCAAAGGattggaggaagaagaagaagaagaaaaggaaaaaaatgaaaacataatAGAAAACATTtacacctttttaaaaaataatgtattcaTCCCAAgcaataatatatatacagacTTTATGGAAAACGggaatgatatttttttgagtaaaataaaaaaaagcgataaaGCTACCTACTTTAAGCTGATAGAAAGATTCGACCGCATGTACAACTTCATAAATGAATTCAAGAGCAGCTATTCGACGAATGAAATTAGTGAAGAGAGGGTGAGTCAGGAAATCAGCGAACCATTCCCCAAGtacagaaaaagaagatgtAGCCACGATGAGTATGAATCAAGAAACGCAAGTCATACGAAGAGATGCTTGCGGAATTGCAACGGTAAGAGAAACCGGCCGAttaaaaggagcaaaaggattataaaaaaggcgGAGATGTctagagttaaaaaaatgaagtag